AGTCGAAATCGGACTGATGTTCGAAGCTGCTGCCATTGTCGGTGTGAAGCTGTTCGATGCCGACGGCAATGGCATCACAGCCCTCACAGGCCGCATGGACGATCGCATCGCGCTGCTGCCGAAGCACGTCTACAAGGCCGGCAAGCAGATCGTCGATGAGTTCTAAGGTCCCCAAGTACGACGAAGCCTATGTCTGGGTCTGGCTGCCGGGCGAGACCGCGCCGGTTGTCGCCGGGCGGCTATATGCCCATGACGGACTCGTCAGCTTCAACTATGGCAGGAGCTTTCGTGAACTGGGAAGCGCGATCCCGCTTTATCTCCCGGAACTGCCCCTGAAGGCAGGCGAATTGCCTTTGCTTCCTGGCCTAACCATGCCGGGATGCATCCGCGATGCTGCCCCTGATGCCTGGGGACGACGGGTTATCCTAAACCGCAAATTCGGTGTGAAGGGCGATGAAATCGCGCGGCTCGATATTTCAGAACTGACGTTCTTGCTGGAATCAGGCTCGGACCGCATCGGCGCGCTCGATTTTCAGTTTTCGCCAATGCATTACGAGCCGCGCGCACTGGCCAATGCCACTCTCGAAGAGCTTGTCCAATCGGCGGAGCGGGTAGAGAAAGGTATTCCGCTCACCCCCGAATTAGATCAGGCGCTGCATCACGGCAGCTCGATCGGCGGCGCAAGGCCAAAGGCGCTGATCGAGGGTGACGCCGTCAAGCATGTCGCGAAATTTTCCTCGTCTGCCGACCTTTACAGCGTCGTCAAAGGAGAATTCATAGCCATGCGGCTTGCCGCCTTGTGCGGCATCAGAGCGGCATCCGTCTCGCTCGTTCGCGCCGCAGGCAACGACGTGTTGCTCGTCGAGCGATTCGACCGGATCAAGGTCACGGGCGGCTGGCAACGCAAATCCATGGTCTCAGCGCTGACGATGCTCGCGCTCGATGAGATGATGGCGCGTTACGCCAGCTACCAGGATTTGGCGGAGATCATTCGCCACCGATTCACCGCGCCGTCGGAAACTCTGCGCGAGTTGTTCAGCCGCATTGTCTTCAACATACTTTGCGGCAACACCGACGATCATGCCCGCAACCATGCGGCATTCTGGGACGGCGCTAAGCTCACCCTCACGCCTGCGTACGATATTTGTCCGCAGGCCCGCAGTGGCCAGGAGGCCAGCCAGGCCATGCTCATCAGCGGCAATAACCGCATGAGCCGGATAGCGTCCTGCCTTGAAGCGGCGCATCACTTCCTGCTCAGCGCGCCGGAAGCTCTTGCGATTGTTGAAGGCCAGCTCCGATGCATTGCGGAGAATTGGCCGCGTGTCAGCGAGGAAGCTACGCTATCCGGCACAGATCGCAATCTGTTCTGGGGCCGACAGTTCCTCAATCCCTACGCTTTTACGGCGCTGGAAGGAAGCGCCGACGTTCTCCGCGCTCTGGCTGACGAACTACGCAACAGTGTTCACGCCTGATCCGGCGCTGGATTTCGGACAAGCTCGGCAAGCGCAAGACGCCCACAATATCGACAACCCTTGCCGTGCCAGGACGAAGATTGAACAAACGGCTCTTCAACAGTGACAACGTGCACTGCGGAGAGATGTGGAGCTGACACCGCAAAAGCCCAAGACGCGCGACTTCCCGCGATACAACTCCACATAACTGAGCGTCTACAAGCGGTGCAGCCAGCCAAACATCCAGCCATCAAAGCGATGATCGTCTGATCTTTTGCCGATGACATCACGTCGGGGAAGCCTTGTTCGAGCGCTTGCCGCTTCATATCGATACCGGCCTGGGCGTAGCGCATCGTTAGTTCAGCCCGAGTGGCCTGGCCATCGACTGATGGTGGCGATGTCAACACCCGCCTTGACGAGGTGGATGGCCGTCGTGTCCCGCAAAGGGCGATGATGGATGCTTTTTTCCGCCATGGTGGTTCCTTCGCCCGCAGCCATGTGTGCGCAGCAAGTATGGAACACCGAACCGGGTGAGCAGTGTGGGGCGGTCGTTGCTTTGCTCGGCGGGACAGGGCGATACCAGACGAAGGTCACAATCGAAGATTCAGGATCCCTGAACTCGTGCATCCGTATTGAACATCAGCGAAAACAGAGCGTAATCCCGCTGTCCAGAAGGCGTGCGGCGGACGATACGCGCCAGGACGCTCTTGATTTCCGGGCTCATCGAGATATTCGACAGGTGCCACCCACGCGCCCTCTTGAAGGGAAGTGTCACCACCAGTTGCAGCGTATCCTAATATTCGGGGTGCTCCGAAATCAGGAACCGCGCAAAGGCATGCATCGCCGCCAGCCTTGCATTGCGGGTCGCAACTGCCACGCTCGACCTCAAGTGATGTGAGAAAGCTGCCCATCCTGTCGGTATTGATGTCGGAGACCGCTTCTTCTTTCAAGAATATCTTCCCGCTCTCCCGCGGCATGAGCCCGTGGCATGCTTCGGCCCAATGCTGTGGATTGATGTTTCTTCATGCCACAACCTCGCTGACGAGACCGCCGAAAGCCCCTTCAAAGCGGTCGGTGGCGATCTCTCGCAGCTTTGGAAGGTAGTGCATTGATTTTTCGTGGAATGGGGACCCTGTTTAAAGGGTGATTTTCGTCCAAACGGGACCCCTTAACGATGGGGTCATCAAGATGCCTCCGGCTTGATCGGAGGCATTTGTGTTTTGGATGTTGGTTTTAGAGACGATTGCAAAGATACGTCGGCTGTCGCTGGTCCAGGGGAAGTCGATCAAAGCGATCTGCCGTGAGCTGAAGATCTCGCGCAAGGTGGTGCGCAAGGTCCTGCGTTCTGAGGAGACGCAGTTCCGCTACGAGCGCAAGCACCAGCCCTATCCCCGCATGGGAGCTCGGCGTGAGACGCGGGACCGGCTGCTGTCGGCGAATGCGGCCAAGCCGCAGCGGGAGCGGCTGCCGGTCGCTTCGACGGCTTCCATTGCATTCCCCCGTCGGTGTCGAAGACCTGCACGGTGCGCTTCGACAACAACAAATACTCGGTGCTGTCGAGTGCCGTCGGTCGGCCCATCGAGATCCATGCTTATGTCGATCGGATCGCATCCGCCAGAGGATGGCGTGGTCGTGGGAGAACACGTTCGCTCCTTTGGCCGCAACGAGGTCGCCTACGATCCCTGGCACACGGCGCGCGCCGTTCCTTGGCTGGGTCGTGCGGTCGGCAATGGAGAAGGTGCGGCGCAGCTCAAGGCGGTTGATGACGTCGACCGGCAGATGGTGTTGATCCTCACCTGGGTGCTGACCGACGGATTGAGCGCGGTCGAGGCCGCCTGTCAGGAAGCCATCGAGCACGGTGCATCGTCGGCGCCGGTGATCCTCAACATCCTGGCCCGCAGCCGCGATCCGGCGCCGGGCACGATCCTTTCCATTCCCCAAGCGCTGAAGCTAGCTCACGAGCGGTCGCCGACTGCACCCGCTATGACAGTCTCAGGAGGACAAACAGCCATGGAACGCACCGAGGTACTGGAACTGATGGGAGCGCTGAAGCTCTACGGAATGCGCAGAGCCTATGACGAGATCATGGGCGCGTCGCCATCAAGCGACGGCACGAGCCGCCCAGGATTGTCGGTGATCTCTTGCAGGCCGAGATATCGGAGAAGCAGGCCCGCTCCATCAAATACCAGTTCGCTGTCGCCAAGTTGCCGCTGGCCAAGGACATCGACGACTTCGACTTCGCCGACACGCCGGTCACCCCCTGATGCGCGATCTCGCCCGGCCGCGCCTTCGTCGCCGATCAGCGCAACATCGTCCTGGTCGGCCGCCTTCACGGGTCACCCAACTCGCGCGGAAGGTCGACCGCATTGCGACGGGCGCGTGTCGACTTCCCAACAATGTCAGACAGGAGACGCAACGCTATCGGAGCGATCGCATTGCCCGAAACGATTTTCCCAGTTGGCACGACAATTGCGGTCCTATGCGCAAAAGCAAACTAGACCTGAGAGCCGCACCGCATGAATGTAGCCTCCCAATATCTGCCGCTTGTGGCGCATCACGAAGCCGGGCACGCGGTGGCCGCCATCGTTTTGCACCGTCAGACGTTCGACGACGACCGTGAACTCCCTGCTTTCTCAAGTGTTAGTATTTACCCCGACGTCGGTGACGGAGAGTGCGGTGGTGTTGTCGAAGGCGCGGGTTTTTATTCAGCGCAAGGATTCACCTCGAAGCGAAAGCCGATTTTCGAGGACGATATGGATCGATGTTTGGAACGCGATGATGCGATCCGGGAGATAGTTGCGTGTCTGGCAGGTCCTTTTGCAGAATCCGCATTCGAAGGCTATCTGGACCCGCGCGATATGGCGATGAATGCGTCCGATGGGAATGAGGGGAGCAGCGACTACGCGGATGCCAAGCGAATCTATGGTGAGTTGCGGTTCCTGATGCCGCGCCGCCCCGATTGGGGGCGGATCGAAGATTGCACGGCCCGGCTAGTACTCGATCACTGGTCGGCCATCGAAGCATTGGCCGCGCATTTGCTGGTCAAGCATGCTCTCCAATTCGATGAGGCTCTGACGATTGTTGCGCCGCATCTTCCGCCCATGCCAGCAGCTACGCCGCCAGAGCGTCATCCGCAGCCTGCTTGATCAGCCATTCGATGTGATTTGACCACATCTGCAACACCTCGCGCTTCTCCTTGACGTTGCTATAGAGATTGTAGATTTCGCCAATGTCTGTCAAGGACGCCGCCTTGTGATTCAGTATGTGCTCGATGACGTGTGGCAATACCTGCCGCCTGCCGAGATTTGTCGCGAGCGTCCTGCGCAGATCGTGAAGGGTCCAGTTCTCCAAAGCCACCCCGTCAGTATTGACCTTGCCGTCTAGAGCCTTCTTGCCCTTCGCGTAGCCTGAGAAGTGGCTTCTTTCGTTGCCCCTCGCAGGGAAAAAAACGTGTCATTGGTCTTCGGTACCGTCTGGGGGACCGACACCGCCAGTGTGGACAGCGGAATAAGCGTAGGCTCTTCGTTCTTCGTGCGGTCACCCGATAGTTCCATGTTCCGGCTTCAAGGTTGAGGACCAACGCATCGCGGCAACTTCCGTACGCCTCTGTCCGGTCAGAATGAGCAGCTTGACGATGGAGCCGAACGAATAGCCGATATCGCCCGGTTCGGGCTCACAGCCCGTTCATATAGCCGCCAGTTCGGCATCGTTCACCACTCGCTTGCGCTTGACGATCGGGGCCGGATCCGGATTTTCCAATCCCTCGCGGGGAAACCGCGGATGAGCCGTTGCGGCGGTTTGCGACACCAGTTGAAAAATGCCCGCATACACCAGAAGGCCGTGTTAGCCGCTTGCGGGTGACCCCCGGCGACGATCTTCTTGGTGATGTTAGCAATGTCGGTGTCGATCACATGGTGGATAGAGCGACTCCCGAGGGCAGGCACAAGATACCGGTTCAGGCTGGCCTCGACCAGTGCGGTGTTTTGAGGGTCGTTACTCGGCGGCCTGGAGGTGACCGCCATCGCCGTCCTCGGTATCGTCAGCGCTGATATGCGCCTGATCGGCAAGGAAGGCTGGCAGTTCCGATGGAGCTATGCTGGAATTTGGGTGACGAGGCTGATCAAGCGGCGCTCTGCGGCTTCGTTTCGATGACCTGGATTCCGTCCAGGAACCTGGCACCTGCGATGAGTTTCGGCAACTGATTTTGTCCTTTCAATCGTCGCCACTTCCTGGCCGCGGCCAACAGCTTGAAGACCATCAGCTGGGCGGTTTTCGAGGATAGCGAGCCCTTGGTACGCACCGTGCGATAGCGAACGGTTGCAAAGACGCTTTCGATGGGATTGGACGTTCGCAGATGATCCCAGTGTTGGGCGGGGAAATCGTAGAGCGCCAGCGACGCAATATGATCTTTCGTCAGGCAGTCGACCGCCTTGGCATACGCCTCGGCCTCCATCTCGATCGCATGCGCAAGCAATTTGCGCGCGCCGCTGCGAAGTACATCCGTCAGGGTATCATCGATTTCGTCGGGCTGACGAAGGCGAACAATGTGTTGATAGTCTCGTTCATGGCGTATCACTCTCCTTGAGAGGTACTGGCAGGCTTCATCACCCGCCTCGATACGCCGCTCTCCTCAAGCCGCCATCATCCAGTTTCCGCCATGGCTCCCCCTGATTGATCCGCTTCACCTGTGCAACTGCACAGGCTGCCCTAGCGGGGAGATTGGCCTCCAATGGCGAAAGCTTGCCGCAGGAGACCCTCCGATGACCGTGCCTATGGCGCCGCCGCTACGACAACTTGCCGACAAGCAGCGTGCGATCCACTGCCGCGCTACTGCGCCTTCAAGGGACGTCTGGATCGCGACGCAGGAGCCGATGACCGTTACGGGATCAATTCCAGGTCGCGCTGGCCGTCGCTGTGCCAGTTCGACGGTCTGGTGGCAATTTGGGCACATCTTCTGTCGCCGACAGTGGCGATGGCTGACGCTTCAACGAAACGGGGTCTTCGACGTCTGCTGCCTTCGCCGATGCTTTGCGAAGTGGCATAATGTTTCGACGCACGCAGGCGCGGGCAGGGGATGTCAGTCATGAATCTCCTGACTGGCGCGGATCAGGCCGATTGGCGGGATGAAAGATCATACGACTACACCGCTGGCCTGACGCTGCGGGAGTGGGCTTGGGAGTTCTTACGCCGCAATCCAGCGTTCCAGCGCGATCTGACCGCTGCGCGCCAGCATTGCAAGACTTGGTCTCTCCAATCCTTTCTCGATATGGTCGCGTCGGCCGGCGACCTGTCACGCTGGGGTGTTCTGTTTCGCGGAGTCTTGTGGCCGCGCTTCGGTCGTATTCTGGTGTCCGCTCTGGTGCGTCCATGTGCTGCCGGTCATTGCGGAACGGTTGCCTGCCTCGTCGCCGACACCGCCGTTCGAACTCTCGGCATTGCCCTGTCGTGCAATCGTCCTGCTGGCGCCCGACAAGAGCCAGCATGTTCTTCTTCGCAATGCGGACCACGCGCTGCAGCTCGCCGTCTCGGGCGCGAATATCCTCCACCCTGTTTGCCTGCATACGCAAGCCATCTGGCCCGCGGTGCTTTTAAAGCATCGACTGAGGGGACTGGAGTGCCTCAATGCTCTCAGTCTAGGGCAACAGTTGCCCCCCCGCTTGTTTGCGCCGGAAAAGCGCGGCGTTCGTTTGTCCTTCGTTCTTCGTGCGCTCGACGGTTCGCTCGCCGGAGCACCTCATCGCGAGCTCGCCGAAGTTCTCATCGGTCAACGGCGCGTCCATGCCGACTGGGCGGATCCTCGCGATCATCTGCGCGACCGCATCCGTCGGGCCGTCTCGCGTGGCCGCGCGCTCATGAATGGTGGCTACAGAGATTTCCTAATTTGAAAAGCGACAGTCCGCGCTGTGCGTCGGTGGATGAACGTTCGCTCGCAGCTGTACCCGTCACCAACAGTTCGCCCGCCGACAGGACTGCATGGCGCCTTGCAAGTGCGCTCTGGTCTAGCTTGTCGATGCCGAAATGAGATGGGCGAGGGTGCCAAGGCGGTGGTTCATTAGGGCCGGCCTCGACCTGGACGCACATCATTGGTCGGAAAGCGGCGTGCACCGCAATGTCGCCATAGCAGCCAAGATCCTTTGAGGCCGGACCTGCAGTCCTGTTGGACCGGCGGGTGCAACAATATGGAGGGATCTGAGGCCTCACACCGTTCCCTGGTCGACAGCTCGGTCAACATAGCACCCACCGCTTGATTATGGAAATGGTGTGCCTGGAGTGCAGCGAGTAGCGGCTTGCTGCGCACTGTCCTAAGAATAGCAGTCATGACCCGTCTGGGGTTCTGCAACACGACGATTCAACCGCTTGGGCATTGTCGCATATCCCACAATGTAGAATGCGCAACAGGGCAAAAGCTGATCCATCGGCGGTTTATCAATGCTTTTTGGCTTGGCACGGCACATGCAACGCAATCGGCAAAAGGCGCACGAACTGAGTGGCCCATCGGCCCTAGGAGCGCTGACTTATGCCCTCCCAAGGCATGTCCGGCCCGACAGCGAGCTCAGTCTCCTGCCGGGCATCCGTGTTTCAGGTCAACGGCGTTTGGAACTTCCAATTAGGTGGCGGCATTGACCGCAGGCCGCCCCCCGGTGGGGCGGAGAGACAGTGCAGCAGGTTTCAAATCCCGCCCATGCAAAGATATTTCATTTCCAGATAGTCCTCGAGGCCATGACGGGAACCCTCCCGCCCGATGCCGGATTGTTTGATCCCGCCAAACGGTGCCGCCTCCGAGGACATGCGTCCCGTGTTGATGCCAACCATGCCATATTCCAGAGCCTCTGCCACACGCCAGACCCGCTTCAGGTTTGAGGCATAGAAGTATGCGGCGAGGCCGTATATCGTGTCATTGGCCTCGCGCACGACCTGATCCGCATCGTTGAAGCGAATGATCGGCGCGAGCGGCCCGAATGTCTCCTCTTGCGCGACTGCCATGACGCTGGAAATCTCGGTGAGGACCGTGGGTTCGAAAAACGTGCCATTCTTGCCGATACGCTGGCCCCCGCATCGTATTGTGCCGCCTTTCGCAATGGCATCTGCGACGTGAGACTCGATCTTGGCCAGAGCATGCTTGTCGATGAGCGGTCCGATGTCCACTCCGGCATCGAATCCGTCGCCAACCGACAAGTGCCGGATTCTTTCCACGAATTTCTTGACGAACTCATCGTGAACGCTCGATTGGACGTAAATGCGGTTCGCGGAAACGCAGGTCTGGCCGGCATTGCGGAACTTCGCCTGGACCGCACCGTCAACAGCACCGTCAATGTCGGCATCATCGAAGATGATGAAAGGTGCATTGCCGCCGAGTTCAAGGCTGACCTTCTTGATCTGGTCAGAGCACTGACGCATCAGCAGCC
The window above is part of the Mesorhizobium sp. WSM4904 genome. Proteins encoded here:
- a CDS encoding HipA domain-containing protein, translating into MSSKVPKYDEAYVWVWLPGETAPVVAGRLYAHDGLVSFNYGRSFRELGSAIPLYLPELPLKAGELPLLPGLTMPGCIRDAAPDAWGRRVILNRKFGVKGDEIARLDISELTFLLESGSDRIGALDFQFSPMHYEPRALANATLEELVQSAERVEKGIPLTPELDQALHHGSSIGGARPKALIEGDAVKHVAKFSSSADLYSVVKGEFIAMRLAALCGIRAASVSLVRAAGNDVLLVERFDRIKVTGGWQRKSMVSALTMLALDEMMARYASYQDLAEIIRHRFTAPSETLRELFSRIVFNILCGNTDDHARNHAAFWDGAKLTLTPAYDICPQARSGQEASQAMLISGNNRMSRIASCLEAAHHFLLSAPEALAIVEGQLRCIAENWPRVSEEATLSGTDRNLFWGRQFLNPYAFTALEGSADVLRALADELRNSVHA
- a CDS encoding tyrosine-type recombinase/integrase; the protein is MENWTLHDLRRTLATNLGRRQVLPHVIEHILNHKAASLTDIGEIYNLYSNVKEKREVLQMWSNHIEWLIKQAADDALAA
- a CDS encoding DUF2285 domain-containing protein, with the translated sequence MLPVIAERLPASSPTPPFELSALPCRAIVLLAPDKSQHVLLRNADHALQLAVSGANILHPVCLHTQAIWPAVLLKHRLRGLECLNALSLGQQLPPRLFAPEKRGVRLSFVLRALDGSLAGAPHRELAEVLIGQRRVHADWADPRDHLRDRIRRAVSRGRALMNGGYRDFLI
- a CDS encoding NAD-dependent succinate-semialdehyde dehydrogenase; the encoded protein is MPLCLPMIRRLKSPHLFGAIDRLPALGRPVGNKTFEVVNPSTGEVLAELPDMGVEETRAAVDKAYVAQSGWAALTARERSDVLWRWHQLIIDHAGDLAAILTAEMGKPLAEAISEVSHAAAYLQWYAEEANRVYGETISAPSTDRRMLVIKQPIGVVGTITPWNFPASMVARKISPALAAGCTIVLKPAEQTPLVAGAMFALAHQAGFPDGVVNLIYASEGDRVGRELCTNSKIRKISFTGSTEVGRLLMRQCSDQIKKVSLELGGNAPFIIFDDADIDGAVDGAVQAKFRNAGQTCVSANRIYVQSSVHDEFVKKFVERIRHLSVGDGFDAGVDIGPLIDKHALAKIESHVADAIAKGGTIRCGGQRIGKNGTFFEPTVLTEISSVMAVAQEETFGPLAPIIRFNDADQVVREANDTIYGLAAYFYASNLKRVWRVAEALEYGMVGINTGRMSSEAAPFGGIKQSGIGREGSRHGLEDYLEMKYLCMGGI